One segment of Nyctibius grandis isolate bNycGra1 chromosome 11, bNycGra1.pri, whole genome shotgun sequence DNA contains the following:
- the PFKM gene encoding ATP-dependent 6-phosphofructokinase, muscle type isoform X2: MVPVPELSPEASRLLVSAALSLAAVLLFLTFLPPAPRGRHPPAKKMAQTPPRHGHAESLGAGKAIAVLTSGGDAQGMNAAVRAVVRVGIYTGAKVYFVHEGYQGLVDGGDNIKEATWESVSMMLQLGGTVIGSARCQDFRTREGRLKAARNLVKRGITNLCVIGGDGSLTGADTFRAEWSSLLAELVKGGGITAEEGKRSSHLNIVGMVGSIDNDFCGTDMTIGTDSALHRIMEIVDAITTTAQSHQRTFVLEVMGRHCGYLALITALACGADWVFIPESPPEDDWEDHLCRRLTETRVGGSRLNIIIVAEGAIDKHGKAITSDDIKNLVVKRLGYDTRVTILGHVQRGGTPSAFDRILGSRMGVEAVMALLEGTPDTPACVVSLSGNQAVRLPLMECVQVTKDVTTAMNEGRFDDALKLRGRSFQNNWNVYKLLAHIRPPPTKSGYTLAVLNVGAPAAGMNAAVRSTVRIGLIHGHRMLAVHDGFEGLAYGRVEEISWDRVGSWTGLGGSKLGTKRTLPKKYFEEISANISNFGIHGLIIIGGFEAFTGSLELMEGRAKYEELCVPLCIIPATVSNNVPGSDFSIGADTALNTITTTCDRIKQSAAGTKRRVFIIETMGGFCGYLATMAGLAGGADAAYIYEEHFNIRDLQVNVEHLTEKMKTTVKRGLVLRNERCNENYTTDFIYNLYSEEGKGIFDCRKNVLGHMQQGGTPTPFDRNFGTKMGAKAVAWITGKIKECSRHGRIFANTADSACLLGMRKRSLVFQPITELKEQTDFEHRIPKEQWWLKLRPILKILAKYNIELDTSEKAHLEHVTHKRISLESNI; encoded by the exons ATGGTGCCCGTCCCCGAGCTCTCCCCCGAGGCCTCCCGGCTCCTCGTCTCGGCCGCGCTCTCCCTCGCCGCcgtcctcctcttcctcaccttcctccccCCCGCACCGAGGGGGCGGCACCCGCCAG cCAAGAAGATGGCGCAGACGCCCCCGCGACACGGGCACGCCGAGAGCCTGGGCGCCGGCAAAGCCATCGCCGTCCTCACCTCCGGGGGGGACGCCCAGG GTATGAACGCGGCCGTCCGTGCCGTGGTGCGGGTGGGCATCTACACCGGCGCCAAGGTCTACTTTGTGCATGAG GGCTACCAGGGGTTGGTGGACGGTGGGGACAACATCAAGGAGGCCACGTGGGAGAGCGTCTCCATGATGCTGCAGTTG GGGGGCACGGTCATCGGCAGCGCCCGGTGCCAGGATTTTCGCACGCGCGAGGGACGCCTCAAAGCCGCCCGGAACCTGGTGAAACGCGGCATCACCAACCTCTGCGTCATCGGCGGCGACGGCAGCCTCACCGGGGCCGACACCTTCCGCGCCGAGTGGAGCAGCCTCTTGGCCGAGCTGGTGAAAGGGG ggggGATCACGgcggaggaggggaagaggtcGAGTCACCTGAACATCGTGGGCATGGTGGGCTCCATCGACAACGACTTCTGCGGCACCGACATGACCATCGGCACCGACTCGGCGCTGCACCGTATCATGGAGATCGTGGATGCCATCACCACCACGGCCCAGAG CCACCAACGGACCTTCGTGCTGGAAGTGATGGGGCGTCACTGTGG CTACCTGGCGCTCATCACCGCCCTGGCCTGCGGCGCCGACTGGGTCTTCATCCCCGAGTCCCCTCCCGAGGATGACTGGGAAGATCACTTGTGCCGGAGGCTGACGGAG ACCCGCGTGGGCGGCTCGAGGCTGAACATCATCATCGTGGCCGAGGGTGCCATCGACAAGCACGGCAAGGCCATCACCTCCGACGACATCAAAAAT CTCGTGGTGAAACGTTTGGGATACGACACCCGCGTCACCATCCTGGGCCACGTCCAGCGCGGTGGGACACCCTCCGCCTTCGACCGCATCCTG GGCAGCCGGATGGGTGTTGAAGCTGTCATGGCTCTGCTGGAGGGGACCCCCGACACCCCGGCCTGCGTCGTCAGCCTCTCGGGCAACCAAGCCGTGCGCCTGCCCCTGATGGAGTGTGTCCAGGTG ACCAAAGACGTGACGACAGCGATGAACGAGGGGCGCTTCGATGACGCCCTGAAGCTGCGGGGCCG GAGTTTCCAAAACAACTGGAACGTGTACAAGCTGCTGGCACACatccgccccccccccaccaag AGTGGCTACACGCTGGCCGTGCTCAACGTGGGCGCCCCGGCCGCCGGCATGAACGCGGCCGTCAGGTCGACCGTACGGATCGGCCTCATCCACGGGCATCGGATGCTGGCGGTGCACGACGGCTTCGAAGGGCTCGCCTACGGCAGG GTGGAAGAGATCAGCTGGGACAGAGTCGGCAGCTGGACGGGGCTGGGTGGCTCCAAATTGGGGACAAAGAG GACCTTGCCCAAGAAATATTTCGAGGAAATCAGTGCCAACATCAGCAACTTCGGCATCCACGGGCTGATCATCATCGGCGGCTTCGAG GCCTTCACGGGCAGCCTGGAGCTGATGGAGGGCAGAGCCAAGTACGAGGAGCTCTGCGTCCCGCTCTGCATCATCCCCGCCACCGTCTCCAACAACGTCCCCGGCTCCGACTTCAGCATCGGCGCCGACACCGCGCTCAACACCATCACCACG ACCTGTGACCGCATCAAGCAGTCGGCAGCCGGCACCAAGCGCCGCGTCTTCATCATCGAGACCATGGGCGGCTTCTGCGGCTACTTGGCCACCATGGCGGGGCTGGCGGGCGGCGCCGATGCCGCCTACATCTACGAGGAGCACTTCAACATCCGTGACCTGCAG GTCAACGTGGAGCATTTAACTGAGAAGATGAAGACGACGGTGAAGAGGGGGCTGGTGCTCAG AAACGAGCGGTGCAACGAGAACTACACCACCGACTTCATCTACAACCTCTACTCggaggaagggaagggcatCTTCGACTGCCGGAAAAATGTGCTGGGACACATGCAGCAG GGCGGCACCCCGACCCCCTTCGACAGGAACTTCGGCACCAAAATGGGTGCCAAAGCGGTGGCCTGGATCACCGGGAAGATCAAGGAGTGCTCCCGGCACG GCCGGATCTTCGCCAACACAGCCGACTCGGCCTGTCTGCTGGGCATGCGCAAGCGCAGCCTCGTCTTCCAGCCCATCACCGAGCTCAAGGAGCAGACGGACTTCGA GCACCGCATCCCCAAGGAGCAGTGGTGGCTGAAGCTTCGCCCCATCCTAAAAATCCTGGCCAAGTACAACATCGAGCTGGACACCTCGGAAAAAGCCCACCTGGAGCACGTCACGCACAAGAGGATCTCGCTCGAGTCCAACATCTAA
- the ASB8 gene encoding ankyrin repeat and SOCS box protein 8 translates to MWYIMQSIQSKYSLSERLIRTIAAIRSFPRDNVEDLIGRGADVNCMHGTLKPLHCACMVADADCVELLLQKGAEVNALDGYNRTALHYAAEKDETCVEILLEYGANPNALDGNKDTPLHWAAFKNNAECVRSLLENGALVNARDYNNDTPLSWAAMKGNLESVSILLDFGAEVRVVNLKGQTPISRLVALLVRGLGTEREDSCFDLLHRAIGHFELRKNGSMPWEVTRDQQLCEKLTLLCSAPGTLQTLSRYAVRRSLGVRFLPEAVKQLPLPTCLKEYVLLLS, encoded by the exons ATGTGGTACATCATGCAGAGCATCCAGAGCAAATACTCGCTGTCGGAGCGGCTCATCCGCACCATCGCCGCCATCCGTTCCTTCCCCCGGGACAACGTGGAGGATCTCATCGGCAGG GGCGCGGACGTGAACTGCATGCACGGCACCCTGAAACCGCTGCACTGCGCCTGTATGGTGGCTGACGCCGACTgcgtggagctgctgctgcagaagggagCGGAG GTCAACGCCCTGGATGGCTACAACCGCACAGCCCTTCACTACGCGGCGGAAAAGGACGAAACCTGCGTGGAAATCCTCCTGGAATACGGGGCCAACCCCAACGCTCTGGACGGCAACAAGGACACCCCGCTCCACTGGGCCGCCTTCAAGAACAACGCCGAGTGCGTGCGGTCGCTGCTGGAGAACGGCGCGTTGGTGAACGCCCGCGATTACAACAACGACACGCCGCTCAGTTGGGCGGCCATGAAGGGCAACCTGGAGAGCGTCAGCATCCTGCTTGATTTCGGGGCGGAGGTTCGAGTGGTTAATTTGAAAGGCCAAACCCCCATCTCCAGGTTGGTGGCGTTGTTGGTTCGGGGGTTGGGTACGGAACGTGAAGATTCCTGCTTCGATCTCCTCCATCGAGCTATCGGACATTTTGAGCTGAGAAAGAACGGCAGCATGCCTTGGGAGGTGACCAGGGATCAGCAGCTCTGCGAAAAGCTCACCCTGCTCTGCTCGGCGCCCGGTACCCTACAGACGCTGTCCCGCTACGCCGTGCGCCGCAGCCTGGGCGTGCGGTTCCTGCCGGAGGCGGTGAAGCAGCTGCCCTTGCCCACCTGCCTGAAGGAGTACGTCTTGCTCCTTAGCTAA
- the PFKM gene encoding ATP-dependent 6-phosphofructokinase, muscle type isoform X1 has translation MVPVPELSPEASRLLVSAALSLAAVLLFLTFLPPAPRGRHPPAKKMAQTPPRHGHAESLGAGKAIAVLTSGGDAQGMNAAVRAVVRVGIYTGAKVYFVHEGYQGLVDGGDNIKEATWESVSMMLQLGGTVIGSARCQDFRTREGRLKAARNLVKRGITNLCVIGGDGSLTGADTFRAEWSSLLAELVKGGGITAEEGKRSSHLNIVGMVGSIDNDFCGTDMTIGTDSALHRIMEIVDAITTTAQSHQRTFVLEVMGRHCGYLALITALACGADWVFIPESPPEDDWEDHLCRRLTETRVGGSRLNIIIVAEGAIDKHGKAITSDDIKNLVVKRLGYDTRVTILGHVQRGGTPSAFDRILGSRMGVEAVMALLEGTPDTPACVVSLSGNQAVRLPLMECVQVTKDVTTAMNEGRFDDALKLRGRSFQNNWNVYKLLAHIRPPPTKSGYTLAVLNVGAPAAGMNAAVRSTVRIGLIHGHRMLAVHDGFEGLAYGRVEEISWDRVGSWTGLGGSKLGTKRTLPKKYFEEISANISNFGIHGLIIIGGFEAFTGSLELMEGRAKYEELCVPLCIIPATVSNNVPGSDFSIGADTALNTITTVRPRSPRPLPRLTTPTTINQNPLFPTPILPPPQTCDRIKQSAAGTKRRVFIIETMGGFCGYLATMAGLAGGADAAYIYEEHFNIRDLQVNVEHLTEKMKTTVKRGLVLRNERCNENYTTDFIYNLYSEEGKGIFDCRKNVLGHMQQGGTPTPFDRNFGTKMGAKAVAWITGKIKECSRHGRIFANTADSACLLGMRKRSLVFQPITELKEQTDFEHRIPKEQWWLKLRPILKILAKYNIELDTSEKAHLEHVTHKRISLESNI, from the exons ATGGTGCCCGTCCCCGAGCTCTCCCCCGAGGCCTCCCGGCTCCTCGTCTCGGCCGCGCTCTCCCTCGCCGCcgtcctcctcttcctcaccttcctccccCCCGCACCGAGGGGGCGGCACCCGCCAG cCAAGAAGATGGCGCAGACGCCCCCGCGACACGGGCACGCCGAGAGCCTGGGCGCCGGCAAAGCCATCGCCGTCCTCACCTCCGGGGGGGACGCCCAGG GTATGAACGCGGCCGTCCGTGCCGTGGTGCGGGTGGGCATCTACACCGGCGCCAAGGTCTACTTTGTGCATGAG GGCTACCAGGGGTTGGTGGACGGTGGGGACAACATCAAGGAGGCCACGTGGGAGAGCGTCTCCATGATGCTGCAGTTG GGGGGCACGGTCATCGGCAGCGCCCGGTGCCAGGATTTTCGCACGCGCGAGGGACGCCTCAAAGCCGCCCGGAACCTGGTGAAACGCGGCATCACCAACCTCTGCGTCATCGGCGGCGACGGCAGCCTCACCGGGGCCGACACCTTCCGCGCCGAGTGGAGCAGCCTCTTGGCCGAGCTGGTGAAAGGGG ggggGATCACGgcggaggaggggaagaggtcGAGTCACCTGAACATCGTGGGCATGGTGGGCTCCATCGACAACGACTTCTGCGGCACCGACATGACCATCGGCACCGACTCGGCGCTGCACCGTATCATGGAGATCGTGGATGCCATCACCACCACGGCCCAGAG CCACCAACGGACCTTCGTGCTGGAAGTGATGGGGCGTCACTGTGG CTACCTGGCGCTCATCACCGCCCTGGCCTGCGGCGCCGACTGGGTCTTCATCCCCGAGTCCCCTCCCGAGGATGACTGGGAAGATCACTTGTGCCGGAGGCTGACGGAG ACCCGCGTGGGCGGCTCGAGGCTGAACATCATCATCGTGGCCGAGGGTGCCATCGACAAGCACGGCAAGGCCATCACCTCCGACGACATCAAAAAT CTCGTGGTGAAACGTTTGGGATACGACACCCGCGTCACCATCCTGGGCCACGTCCAGCGCGGTGGGACACCCTCCGCCTTCGACCGCATCCTG GGCAGCCGGATGGGTGTTGAAGCTGTCATGGCTCTGCTGGAGGGGACCCCCGACACCCCGGCCTGCGTCGTCAGCCTCTCGGGCAACCAAGCCGTGCGCCTGCCCCTGATGGAGTGTGTCCAGGTG ACCAAAGACGTGACGACAGCGATGAACGAGGGGCGCTTCGATGACGCCCTGAAGCTGCGGGGCCG GAGTTTCCAAAACAACTGGAACGTGTACAAGCTGCTGGCACACatccgccccccccccaccaag AGTGGCTACACGCTGGCCGTGCTCAACGTGGGCGCCCCGGCCGCCGGCATGAACGCGGCCGTCAGGTCGACCGTACGGATCGGCCTCATCCACGGGCATCGGATGCTGGCGGTGCACGACGGCTTCGAAGGGCTCGCCTACGGCAGG GTGGAAGAGATCAGCTGGGACAGAGTCGGCAGCTGGACGGGGCTGGGTGGCTCCAAATTGGGGACAAAGAG GACCTTGCCCAAGAAATATTTCGAGGAAATCAGTGCCAACATCAGCAACTTCGGCATCCACGGGCTGATCATCATCGGCGGCTTCGAG GCCTTCACGGGCAGCCTGGAGCTGATGGAGGGCAGAGCCAAGTACGAGGAGCTCTGCGTCCCGCTCTGCATCATCCCCGCCACCGTCTCCAACAACGTCCCCGGCTCCGACTTCAGCATCGGCGCCGACACCGCGCTCAACACCATCACCACGGtgcggccccgcagcccccggcccctgccccgTTTAACAACACCAACAACCATTAACCAAAATCCCCTTTTCCCCACCCCAATTCTTCCCCCTCCGCAGACCTGTGACCGCATCAAGCAGTCGGCAGCCGGCACCAAGCGCCGCGTCTTCATCATCGAGACCATGGGCGGCTTCTGCGGCTACTTGGCCACCATGGCGGGGCTGGCGGGCGGCGCCGATGCCGCCTACATCTACGAGGAGCACTTCAACATCCGTGACCTGCAG GTCAACGTGGAGCATTTAACTGAGAAGATGAAGACGACGGTGAAGAGGGGGCTGGTGCTCAG AAACGAGCGGTGCAACGAGAACTACACCACCGACTTCATCTACAACCTCTACTCggaggaagggaagggcatCTTCGACTGCCGGAAAAATGTGCTGGGACACATGCAGCAG GGCGGCACCCCGACCCCCTTCGACAGGAACTTCGGCACCAAAATGGGTGCCAAAGCGGTGGCCTGGATCACCGGGAAGATCAAGGAGTGCTCCCGGCACG GCCGGATCTTCGCCAACACAGCCGACTCGGCCTGTCTGCTGGGCATGCGCAAGCGCAGCCTCGTCTTCCAGCCCATCACCGAGCTCAAGGAGCAGACGGACTTCGA GCACCGCATCCCCAAGGAGCAGTGGTGGCTGAAGCTTCGCCCCATCCTAAAAATCCTGGCCAAGTACAACATCGAGCTGGACACCTCGGAAAAAGCCCACCTGGAGCACGTCACGCACAAGAGGATCTCGCTCGAGTCCAACATCTAA
- the PFKM gene encoding ATP-dependent 6-phosphofructokinase, muscle type isoform X3, with product MAQTPPRHGHAESLGAGKAIAVLTSGGDAQGMNAAVRAVVRVGIYTGAKVYFVHEGYQGLVDGGDNIKEATWESVSMMLQLGGTVIGSARCQDFRTREGRLKAARNLVKRGITNLCVIGGDGSLTGADTFRAEWSSLLAELVKGGGITAEEGKRSSHLNIVGMVGSIDNDFCGTDMTIGTDSALHRIMEIVDAITTTAQSHQRTFVLEVMGRHCGYLALITALACGADWVFIPESPPEDDWEDHLCRRLTETRVGGSRLNIIIVAEGAIDKHGKAITSDDIKNLVVKRLGYDTRVTILGHVQRGGTPSAFDRILGSRMGVEAVMALLEGTPDTPACVVSLSGNQAVRLPLMECVQVTKDVTTAMNEGRFDDALKLRGRSFQNNWNVYKLLAHIRPPPTKSGYTLAVLNVGAPAAGMNAAVRSTVRIGLIHGHRMLAVHDGFEGLAYGRVEEISWDRVGSWTGLGGSKLGTKRTLPKKYFEEISANISNFGIHGLIIIGGFEAFTGSLELMEGRAKYEELCVPLCIIPATVSNNVPGSDFSIGADTALNTITTVRPRSPRPLPRLTTPTTINQNPLFPTPILPPPQTCDRIKQSAAGTKRRVFIIETMGGFCGYLATMAGLAGGADAAYIYEEHFNIRDLQVNVEHLTEKMKTTVKRGLVLRNERCNENYTTDFIYNLYSEEGKGIFDCRKNVLGHMQQGGTPTPFDRNFGTKMGAKAVAWITGKIKECSRHGRIFANTADSACLLGMRKRSLVFQPITELKEQTDFEHRIPKEQWWLKLRPILKILAKYNIELDTSEKAHLEHVTHKRISLESNI from the exons ATGGCGCAGACGCCCCCGCGACACGGGCACGCCGAGAGCCTGGGCGCCGGCAAAGCCATCGCCGTCCTCACCTCCGGGGGGGACGCCCAGG GTATGAACGCGGCCGTCCGTGCCGTGGTGCGGGTGGGCATCTACACCGGCGCCAAGGTCTACTTTGTGCATGAG GGCTACCAGGGGTTGGTGGACGGTGGGGACAACATCAAGGAGGCCACGTGGGAGAGCGTCTCCATGATGCTGCAGTTG GGGGGCACGGTCATCGGCAGCGCCCGGTGCCAGGATTTTCGCACGCGCGAGGGACGCCTCAAAGCCGCCCGGAACCTGGTGAAACGCGGCATCACCAACCTCTGCGTCATCGGCGGCGACGGCAGCCTCACCGGGGCCGACACCTTCCGCGCCGAGTGGAGCAGCCTCTTGGCCGAGCTGGTGAAAGGGG ggggGATCACGgcggaggaggggaagaggtcGAGTCACCTGAACATCGTGGGCATGGTGGGCTCCATCGACAACGACTTCTGCGGCACCGACATGACCATCGGCACCGACTCGGCGCTGCACCGTATCATGGAGATCGTGGATGCCATCACCACCACGGCCCAGAG CCACCAACGGACCTTCGTGCTGGAAGTGATGGGGCGTCACTGTGG CTACCTGGCGCTCATCACCGCCCTGGCCTGCGGCGCCGACTGGGTCTTCATCCCCGAGTCCCCTCCCGAGGATGACTGGGAAGATCACTTGTGCCGGAGGCTGACGGAG ACCCGCGTGGGCGGCTCGAGGCTGAACATCATCATCGTGGCCGAGGGTGCCATCGACAAGCACGGCAAGGCCATCACCTCCGACGACATCAAAAAT CTCGTGGTGAAACGTTTGGGATACGACACCCGCGTCACCATCCTGGGCCACGTCCAGCGCGGTGGGACACCCTCCGCCTTCGACCGCATCCTG GGCAGCCGGATGGGTGTTGAAGCTGTCATGGCTCTGCTGGAGGGGACCCCCGACACCCCGGCCTGCGTCGTCAGCCTCTCGGGCAACCAAGCCGTGCGCCTGCCCCTGATGGAGTGTGTCCAGGTG ACCAAAGACGTGACGACAGCGATGAACGAGGGGCGCTTCGATGACGCCCTGAAGCTGCGGGGCCG GAGTTTCCAAAACAACTGGAACGTGTACAAGCTGCTGGCACACatccgccccccccccaccaag AGTGGCTACACGCTGGCCGTGCTCAACGTGGGCGCCCCGGCCGCCGGCATGAACGCGGCCGTCAGGTCGACCGTACGGATCGGCCTCATCCACGGGCATCGGATGCTGGCGGTGCACGACGGCTTCGAAGGGCTCGCCTACGGCAGG GTGGAAGAGATCAGCTGGGACAGAGTCGGCAGCTGGACGGGGCTGGGTGGCTCCAAATTGGGGACAAAGAG GACCTTGCCCAAGAAATATTTCGAGGAAATCAGTGCCAACATCAGCAACTTCGGCATCCACGGGCTGATCATCATCGGCGGCTTCGAG GCCTTCACGGGCAGCCTGGAGCTGATGGAGGGCAGAGCCAAGTACGAGGAGCTCTGCGTCCCGCTCTGCATCATCCCCGCCACCGTCTCCAACAACGTCCCCGGCTCCGACTTCAGCATCGGCGCCGACACCGCGCTCAACACCATCACCACGGtgcggccccgcagcccccggcccctgccccgTTTAACAACACCAACAACCATTAACCAAAATCCCCTTTTCCCCACCCCAATTCTTCCCCCTCCGCAGACCTGTGACCGCATCAAGCAGTCGGCAGCCGGCACCAAGCGCCGCGTCTTCATCATCGAGACCATGGGCGGCTTCTGCGGCTACTTGGCCACCATGGCGGGGCTGGCGGGCGGCGCCGATGCCGCCTACATCTACGAGGAGCACTTCAACATCCGTGACCTGCAG GTCAACGTGGAGCATTTAACTGAGAAGATGAAGACGACGGTGAAGAGGGGGCTGGTGCTCAG AAACGAGCGGTGCAACGAGAACTACACCACCGACTTCATCTACAACCTCTACTCggaggaagggaagggcatCTTCGACTGCCGGAAAAATGTGCTGGGACACATGCAGCAG GGCGGCACCCCGACCCCCTTCGACAGGAACTTCGGCACCAAAATGGGTGCCAAAGCGGTGGCCTGGATCACCGGGAAGATCAAGGAGTGCTCCCGGCACG GCCGGATCTTCGCCAACACAGCCGACTCGGCCTGTCTGCTGGGCATGCGCAAGCGCAGCCTCGTCTTCCAGCCCATCACCGAGCTCAAGGAGCAGACGGACTTCGA GCACCGCATCCCCAAGGAGCAGTGGTGGCTGAAGCTTCGCCCCATCCTAAAAATCCTGGCCAAGTACAACATCGAGCTGGACACCTCGGAAAAAGCCCACCTGGAGCACGTCACGCACAAGAGGATCTCGCTCGAGTCCAACATCTAA